In the Malaya genurostris strain Urasoe2022 chromosome 1, Malgen_1.1, whole genome shotgun sequence genome, one interval contains:
- the LOC131437677 gene encoding uncharacterized protein LOC131437677 gives MYHQMRIRESDKRVLRFLFRNNPNTVPEVYVMDVATFGSTSSPCSAQYVKNLNAKEFARQFPEAAEKIIKNHYVDDYFDSADTVEQAVRLAKEVRLVHARGGFELRNWVSNSKEFLEAMGKERTDHDVRFSEDKETGLERVLGIVWSPTNDEFSFSIQLRDDLVPYISSEKLPTKRIVMSCVMSFFDPLGLLSIFTFYGKLIIQELWRSGCDWDQQIVGESAEKWNQWISRLPEVEDVRIPRYFFRRTDTLDYNSVELHVFVDASEIAYGAAVYIRIGAADGPKCSLVMARSKVAPLKHLSIPRLELQAAVMGTRLANSVAEILSFKLKQRYFWSDSRTVLSWIHSDHRRYKQFVAFRIGEILDLSNPTEWRWVPSKFNIADAMTKWNKNHTMRSDGPWFRGPCFLYQLEETWPEQDRIKPNVQEELRACFLFHDVETKEQIVDVTRFSRWKILVRTVACIYRFMSNCRRKRDGLEIEAIPVPVDWQQRVKRSIPAIIVPLTRKEFQKAEAYLWKSAQADGFPDEIKVLKKNRKLSYEKMHEIEHDSYLYSMSPFLDEQDVLRMEGRAARGSSLPFELRFPIILPKRHTITDKLLEYYHQQMAHGNTETAVNEIRQRFRIQHLRTEMKKIEKACVRCKVKKCKPRHPRMAPLPVSRVTPNQPPFSYTGVDFCGPFTVTVGRRSEKRYVSLFTCLTTRAVHLEVAHSLTTQACLMAIRRFVCRRGKPIEFFSDNGTNFQAANKEIARDIGNKAAEMFNDSRTQWNFNPPSAPHMGGVWERLVRSLKAALAVIDDGRTITDEVLLTVLAEAEDLINSRPLTYRSLDPGIEEALTPNHFVRAVGTIRTQCAVPPTNDAVALRDRYKRSQLLADRLWTRWVREYMPSINQRTKWHTESPPLANGDLVYIADDIVRKNWIRGIVVEVYKGADGRIRQALVKTAKGKLKRPVTKLAVLEVQDRKSGSIEETSPELRGGAVDAPSKNSNQ, from the coding sequence ATGTATCATCAAATGAGAATACGCGAGTCCGACAAGCGCGTGTTGAGATTTCTATTCCGTAACAATCCCAATACTGTTCCAGAGGTCTATGTAATGGACGTGGCAACTTTCGGTTCAACCAGCTCACCCTGTTCAGCGCAATATGTAAAAAACTTGAACGCGAAAGAGTTTGCCAGGCAATTTCCAGAAGCAGCTGAGAAAATCATCAAAAACCACTACGTCGACGATTATTTCGATAGCGCAGACACCGTTGAACAAGCTGTAAGGTTGGCAAAAGAAGTTCGGCTTGTACACGCAAGAGGAGGTTTCGAACTTCGcaactgggtatcgaattccaaGGAGTTTCTGGAAGCCATGGGAAAAGAACGAACCGACCATGACGTTCGTTTCAGCGAGGACAAAGAAACGGGTCTAGAACGGGTGTTGGGAATCGTCTGGAGTCCAACTAACGACGAATTTTCGTTCTCAATCCAATTAAGGGACGATCTCGTGCCATATATTTCAAGCGAAAAGCTGCCAACGAAAAGAATCGTCATGAGCTGCGTGATGAGTTTCTTCGATCCGTTAGGGCTGTTGTCGATTttcacgttctacggaaaactgATAATCCAGGAGCTATGGCGAAGTGGATGTGATTGGGACCAGCAAATAGTTGGAGAGAGTGCTGAGAAGTGGAACCAATGGATAAGCAGACTGCCAGAGGTCGAAGATGTGCGCATACCTCGATACTTTTTCCGACGCACTGATACACTGGACTACAACAGCGTAGAACTCCATGTGTTCGTCGATGCAAGCGAGATCGCGTACGGAGCAGCAGTTTACATTAGAATAGGGGCAGCTGATGGACCGAAGTGTTCTCTGGTGATGGCAAGATCAAAGGTCGCTCCGCTAAAACACCTTTCGATTCCTCGTTTGGAGTTGCAAGCGGCAGTAATGGGAACCAGGCTGGCGAATTCTGTTGCTGAAATACTATCCTTTAAGCTGAAACAGCGATATTTTTGGAGTGATTCGAGGACGGTGCTATCATGGATTCATTCGGACCACCGAAGATATAAACAGTTCGTTGCGTTCCGCATTGGAGAAATCCTTGATCTGTCAAATCCAACAGAGTGGCGATGGGTTCCAAGCAAATTCAACATAGCCGATGCGATGACCAAATGGAACAAAAATCATACAATGCGATCTGATGGTCCCTGGTTCCGTGGCCCATGTTTTTTATATCAGTTGGAAGAAACCTGGCCTGAGCAGGATAGGATTAAACCGAACGTGCAAGAGGAGTTACGAGCATGTTTTCTATTTCACGATGTTGAAACAAAAGAACAAATTGTGGATGTGACACGTTTTTCCCGATGGAAGATTCTAGTTCGAACAGTAGCGTGCATCTATCGGTTCATGTCAAACTGTCGAAGGAAGCGAGATGGCTTAGAGATTGAAGCAATTCCGGTACCTGTTGACTGGCAGCAGCGAGTAAAGCGTAGTATACCTGCGATAATAGTACCTTTAACACGAAAGGAGTTCCAGAAGGCAGAAGCGTATCTCTGGAAATCAGCGCAAGCAGACGGGTTTCCGGACGAAATAAAGGTGCTAAAGAAAAACCGTAAGCTGTCGTACGAAAAAATGCACGAAATAGAACATGACAGCTATCTTTACAGCATGAGTCCCTTTTTGGATGAACAGGATGTATTACGGATGGAAGGTAGGGCTGCCCGAGGTTCATCATTACCATTTGAACTGAGATTCCCGATAATTCTGCCCAAAAGGCATACGATTACCGACAAACTTCTTGAATATTACCATCAGCAGATGGCCCATGGTAATACTGAAACTGCTGTAAATGAAATACGACAACGCTTCCGCATCCAGCATCTTCGAACAGAAATGAAAAAGATAGAGAAAGCTTGCGTACGCTGCAAAGTGAAGAAGTGCAAACCGAGACATCCAAGAATGGCACCACTTCCAGTATCACGTGTAACACCAAACCAACCACCGTTCAGCTATACCGGTGTAGATTTCTGTGGCCCATTTACAGTAACCGTAGGACGTCGTTCGGAGAAAAGATACGTTTCGTTGTTCACCTGCTTGACAACGAGGGCCGTACACCTTGAGGTCGCTCATAGCTTGACGACTCAAGCGTGCTTGATGGCGATACGTCGTTTCGTGTGTCGGAGAGGTAAACCGATCGAGTTCTTTTCCGATAACGGAACAAATTTTCAAGCGGCAAATAAAGAAATCGCTAGGGATATCGGAAACAAAGCTGCAGAAATGTTCAACGACTCCAGAACCCAATGGAACTTCAATCCGCCGAGTGCCCCACACATGGGCGGGGTTTGGGAAAGACTGGTGCGGTCTCTTAAGGCAGCGTTAGCCGTCATCGATGACGGACGAACGATAACCGACGAAGTATTGCTAACTGTACTGGCGGAGGCCGAAGATCTCATTAATTCGCGTCCTCTAACGTACAGGTCACTAGATCCAGGAATTGAAGAAGCCTTGACACCTAACCATTTTGTCCGAGCCGTGGGAACTATACGAACACAATGCGCCGTTCCCCCAACAAATGACGCTGTAGCTCTAAGAGACCGTTACAAACGATCGCAATTGTTAGCAGACAGACTGTGGACTCGGTGGGTTCGTGAATATATGCCGTCAATCAATCAGCGAACCAAATGGCACACGGAGTCACCTCCACTAGCAAATGGTGACTTGGTTTACATAGCAGATGATATCGTACGGAAGAACTGGATCCGTGGAATCGTCGTTGAAGTCTACAAGGGAGCAGATGGGAGAATCAGACAAGCCCTGGTGAAAACAGCGAAAGGTAAACTGAAGCGGCCCGTTACGAAGCTCGCTGTTCTTGAAGTGCAGGATCGTAAATCTGGTTCAATCGAAGAGACTTCACCAGAGTTACGGGGAGGGGCTGTAGACGCACCATCCAAAAACAGCAATCAGTGA